Proteins encoded together in one Coleofasciculus sp. FACHB-1120 window:
- a CDS encoding RNA 2'-phosphotransferase yields the protein MNNSRLVKISKYLSKHLRHTPEAIGIELAPGGWVAVDELLKACAERSFILTRAELDEVVAKNDKKRFSFDSTGTLIRANQGHSTEVDLQLEAVVPPDVLYHGTGNGTVESILSTGLCKMSRHHVHLSKDIPTAKTVGARHGRPVVFAVDAAAMHKAGYEFYCSENGVWLVDCVPVEYLQQI from the coding sequence ATGAATAATTCTCGCTTAGTTAAAATTAGCAAATATCTCAGTAAGCATCTTCGGCATACTCCTGAAGCTATTGGTATTGAACTTGCACCTGGTGGCTGGGTTGCTGTCGATGAACTTCTAAAAGCGTGTGCAGAGCGTTCTTTTATTCTTACTCGTGCTGAACTTGATGAAGTTGTTGCTAAAAATGACAAAAAGCGCTTTTCTTTTGACTCAACAGGCACCTTAATTCGGGCGAATCAAGGACATAGTACAGAAGTTGATTTGCAGCTAGAAGCCGTTGTTCCTCCAGATGTATTATACCACGGTACAGGAAACGGTACAGTCGAATCAATTTTAAGTACAGGACTGTGTAAAATGTCGCGCCACCACGTCCATTTATCGAAGGATATTCCTACCGCAAAAACTGTAGGCGCACGGCATGGTCGTCCAGTAGTTTTTGCTGTAGATGCGGCGGCGATGCACAAAGCAGGATATGAATTTTACTGTTCTGAAAATGGGGTTTGGCTAGTGGATTGCGTTCCAGTCGAATACTTGCAACAAATTTAA
- a CDS encoding saccharopine dehydrogenase NADP-binding domain-containing protein, translated as MTRVLILGGSGRIGSSVAADIVAHTQAQITVTGRKPIGAHDVTTLPTLVSEKLGSQVQFQALDLADREALRDAIASSDLVIHCAGPFHYRDAQVLKTCIEAGVNYLDVSDHPSFTRKALDFRDEAAAAGVTAIINTGIFPGISNSMVRQGVEQLDETERIHLSYLVSGSGGAGITVMRTTFLGLQSPFKAWINSQWQIIKPYSDRETIEFPAPYGRIGVYWFDMPEAFTLPDTFPVKTVITKFGTVPDFYNYLTWSVAHWWPSSWLNNPKVIEFLARVSHRMTDVSDRFTGIGVAIRSEVNGHKDGQPASYCSTLVHENTAVAAGYGTGTLAELLLAGKLKKPGVWPVEQALSTDLFEQTMQSRGLKIHHEWLKK; from the coding sequence ATGACACGGGTTTTAATTCTGGGAGGAAGCGGACGGATTGGTAGCAGTGTGGCAGCGGATATCGTCGCTCACACACAGGCGCAAATTACCGTTACCGGCAGAAAACCAATCGGGGCGCACGATGTTACAACCTTGCCAACGTTGGTCAGTGAAAAGCTGGGATCGCAAGTGCAATTCCAGGCTTTAGATTTAGCGGATCGAGAAGCGTTAAGGGATGCGATCGCCTCTTCCGATCTGGTAATCCACTGTGCGGGGCCATTTCACTACCGAGATGCCCAAGTGCTAAAAACCTGTATAGAAGCGGGTGTCAACTACCTGGATGTCAGCGATCACCCATCTTTTACTCGCAAAGCATTGGATTTCCGGGACGAAGCTGCTGCTGCTGGAGTTACGGCAATTATTAATACGGGTATTTTCCCCGGTATTTCTAATAGCATGGTACGCCAGGGCGTCGAGCAACTAGATGAGACAGAACGCATTCATCTGAGCTATCTAGTATCGGGGTCGGGTGGCGCTGGCATTACGGTGATGCGAACAACATTTTTAGGGCTACAAAGCCCTTTTAAAGCTTGGATAAATAGTCAGTGGCAGATAATCAAGCCGTATAGCGATCGCGAAACCATTGAATTTCCCGCTCCCTATGGTCGTATCGGCGTTTACTGGTTTGATATGCCAGAAGCCTTCACGCTACCCGACACTTTTCCTGTTAAAACCGTCATCACCAAATTTGGTACAGTTCCCGATTTTTACAATTATCTAACTTGGAGCGTTGCCCACTGGTGGCCCTCTAGCTGGCTCAACAATCCAAAAGTCATCGAATTTTTAGCTCGCGTCAGCCACCGAATGACAGATGTTAGCGATCGCTTCACTGGCATCGGTGTAGCAATTCGGTCTGAAGTCAACGGTCATAAAGATGGTCAACCAGCAAGTTATTGCTCAACTTTAGTGCATGAAAATACAGCCGTGGCAGCTGGTTATGGCACCGGCACGCTTGCCGAGTTATTACTAGCAGGCAAACTCAAAAAACCAGGCGTCTGGCCTGTAGAACAGGCACTTTCTACCGATTTATTTGAACAAACTATGCAGAGCCGAGGACTGAAAATTCATCATGAATGGCTAAAGAAATAA
- a CDS encoding ThiF family adenylyltransferase: protein MSIFFHEQLHRTSALMAKLKDFPVTVCGAGALGANITENLARSGFGKLVVIDRDRIEERNLSTQPYYRSDVGAYKAKILTNTLYRALGVAVDGRPKELTSANAAQLLSGSTLVIDTFDNSTSRQAVKDYCTAANIPCLHVGLASDYAEIIWNEIYRVPSPVNDDVCDYPLARNLVMLAVAIASEVIINFVATGNPESFTVTLGDFAVKPFDKF from the coding sequence ATGTCTATCTTTTTTCACGAACAACTCCACAGAACATCTGCACTGATGGCGAAGCTGAAAGACTTCCCAGTGACGGTGTGCGGTGCGGGGGCGCTGGGGGCAAATATTACCGAAAATCTGGCGCGTTCTGGCTTCGGTAAGCTGGTGGTTATTGATCGCGATCGCATTGAGGAACGCAATCTCTCCACCCAGCCTTATTACCGCTCAGATGTTGGCGCTTACAAAGCTAAAATTCTTACTAATACTCTTTACCGCGCCTTGGGTGTTGCCGTTGATGGGCGTCCAAAAGAATTAACATCAGCAAACGCCGCCCAATTGCTCAGCGGTAGTACGCTTGTTATTGATACTTTTGATAACAGCACCAGCCGTCAAGCTGTAAAAGATTATTGCACGGCGGCAAATATTCCTTGCCTGCATGTTGGCTTAGCTTCCGATTATGCCGAGATAATCTGGAATGAAATTTACCGCGTTCCTTCACCTGTAAACGATGACGTTTGCGACTACCCGTTAGCGCGGAATCTAGTAATGTTGGCTGTTGCCATAGCGAGTGAAGTAATTATTAATTTTGTCGCCACTGGTAATCCGGAAAGTTTTACAGTGACATTAGGAGATTTTGCTGTCAAACCATTTGATAAATTTTAA
- a CDS encoding DUF4262 domain-containing protein codes for MTPGREQALLTLQTYLVAGDRLNATSLLANVLIKNGFVQAAALFDDAQGNEIAPDVWMSAITTIKDTSEGCVIDNVLYSPDNCHLMGVYPDEEDDEPEFTYSIGLWYNFQHPEILCLGLPNRVSGGLINEFAREIADGNAPPLDTPLNDVVADGYQLQFKLCSNKAKTEYTCWASWFNGGIDYPVVQMIWQDKEYRWPWEEGFHPIQAQPLLT; via the coding sequence ATGACACCCGGTAGAGAGCAAGCACTCTTAACTTTACAAACATATCTGGTCGCTGGAGATCGGCTCAACGCCACATCATTACTGGCGAATGTCTTGATTAAGAACGGATTTGTCCAAGCCGCTGCCTTGTTTGACGATGCTCAAGGGAACGAGATTGCCCCTGATGTTTGGATGTCGGCAATAACAACAATAAAGGATACCTCCGAAGGGTGTGTAATCGATAATGTTTTGTACAGTCCGGATAATTGCCATTTGATGGGCGTTTATCCAGATGAAGAAGATGACGAACCAGAGTTCACATACTCAATTGGACTTTGGTATAACTTTCAACACCCAGAAATCCTATGCCTGGGGCTTCCTAACCGCGTTTCAGGGGGACTGATAAACGAATTCGCTAGGGAAATTGCCGATGGTAATGCCCCACCTCTGGATACTCCTTTGAATGACGTAGTTGCCGATGGTTATCAGCTCCAATTTAAACTCTGTAGTAACAAGGCAAAAACAGAATACACCTGCTGGGCTTCCTGGTTTAACGGAGGTATCGACTATCCCGTTGTCCAGATGATTTGGCAAGACAAAGAATACCGCTGGCCTTGGGAAGAAGGGTTTCACCCGATTCAAGCTCAACCCTTGCTAACCTAA
- a CDS encoding AAA family ATPase, protein MGSGYFGNDESNPGNKNPQAKGLLGAGWRPLTRQIDWGFLWHLVFNDSKELSQKALGLASDVADAIGRNEYTWWANILNVFSESTRYEVDEFWNYITPDPPTPDYRFQDVLSVDSPVIQFVSRNSIPIEHVLNRLQEITIFKILELLGRPDMITQYYLDRYFYFPVDRFVNWERLDIINTVYAYWPQQQAWLEIENLDRGRRRYTLMAKELAPLINKATFNLAVMLSGYQSRVGKIHGEFPIRSFPADIQSFTDMVQQAILDQSQLAVLVHGDPGTGKTAWTQAVAQEILAPLGYVIFILDHDAVENFVPPSYLERICLIINEADNLAKNRASEAAQNNNKTEHILSLLDGTLYQSVIDDSGIHTKQKLVVLMTCNTTERIDPAVLRKGRVDFTYEFAHRFV, encoded by the coding sequence ATGGGATCGGGATATTTTGGAAACGACGAAAGCAATCCAGGTAACAAAAACCCGCAAGCTAAAGGCTTATTGGGTGCAGGTTGGCGTCCCTTAACCCGACAGATAGACTGGGGATTTCTTTGGCATTTAGTATTTAACGATTCTAAAGAGCTAAGTCAGAAAGCTTTGGGTTTAGCAAGCGATGTTGCTGATGCAATAGGTCGGAACGAATATACTTGGTGGGCAAATATTTTAAATGTATTTTCTGAAAGTACGCGATATGAAGTTGATGAGTTTTGGAATTACATTACCCCAGATCCTCCAACTCCAGATTATCGCTTTCAAGACGTTTTAAGTGTTGATTCGCCGGTGATTCAATTTGTCAGCCGTAACAGCATTCCCATTGAACACGTTCTCAACCGCCTACAGGAAATAACCATTTTCAAAATTCTGGAATTATTGGGTCGTCCAGATATGATTACCCAGTATTATCTAGATCGATATTTTTATTTTCCGGTAGATCGATTTGTTAACTGGGAGCGTCTCGATATCATTAACACGGTTTATGCCTATTGGCCTCAACAGCAAGCTTGGCTAGAAATTGAAAATTTAGATCGGGGACGGCGACGTTATACCCTAATGGCGAAGGAACTAGCGCCACTGATTAATAAAGCAACTTTCAATCTTGCCGTCATGCTGAGTGGCTACCAAAGTCGTGTAGGAAAAATTCACGGCGAATTTCCAATTCGGTCGTTTCCCGCTGACATTCAAAGTTTTACCGATATGGTACAGCAGGCAATTCTCGACCAAAGTCAGTTAGCGGTTCTCGTCCACGGAGATCCGGGTACGGGAAAAACTGCTTGGACGCAAGCTGTAGCACAAGAAATTCTTGCGCCTCTCGGATATGTGATTTTTATTCTGGATCACGATGCGGTTGAGAATTTTGTACCGCCAAGTTACTTAGAACGAATTTGTCTAATTATTAACGAAGCGGATAATTTAGCCAAAAATCGCGCTTCAGAAGCTGCTCAAAATAATAATAAGACTGAGCATATTTTGAGCTTACTGGATGGAACCCTATATCAAAGTGTGATTGATGATTCTGGGATTCATACTAAGCAAAAGTTAGTAGTTTTGATGACTTGCAATACAACTGAAAGAATCGATCCAGCCGTTTTACGCAAGGGAAGAGTTGATTTCACCTATGAATTTGCTCACCGATTTGTCTAA
- a CDS encoding rhodanese-like domain-containing protein produces MSDIQNNIEGAKDKAVSSVESASGKVQDTISKAKDALPDITPTPPGMKAQSSVNDLKSRLEWGEPALTILDVRDRGAFNEGHIMGAMSMPMDELVERAKTSLRPARDIYVYGDSDTETSRAASELRSAGFQSVAELKGGFPAWKAIAGPTEGAAESQNPPGAPGYNPVSATKSQVQK; encoded by the coding sequence ATGAGTGACATTCAAAACAACATTGAAGGCGCTAAAGACAAAGCCGTAAGCAGCGTTGAAAGCGCTAGCGGCAAGGTTCAAGACACCATTTCTAAGGCAAAAGATGCCCTTCCAGACATTACTCCCACCCCACCGGGAATGAAAGCGCAGTCCAGCGTGAATGACTTGAAATCCCGTCTGGAATGGGGCGAACCAGCTTTAACAATTCTCGATGTGCGCGATCGCGGTGCCTTCAATGAAGGTCACATCATGGGAGCCATGTCCATGCCGATGGATGAATTAGTAGAGCGTGCGAAAACTAGCCTTCGCCCCGCTCGCGATATCTACGTCTATGGCGACAGCGACACCGAAACCTCTCGCGCAGCTTCCGAACTTCGCTCGGCTGGATTCCAGTCCGTGGCTGAACTCAAAGGCGGTTTTCCGGCATGGAAAGCGATCGCCGGTCCTACAGAAGGGGCTGCTGAATCCCAAAATCCTCCAGGCGCACCGGGATACAATCCTGTCTCTGCAACAAAGAGTCAGGTACAAAAGTAG
- a CDS encoding sodium:proton antiporter, whose translation MLQVLFPPVSIYILDLLVIGLLLLMVTLGSGWIKRLPLSYAIIYLLVGICLGQYGLKLVQVRPDAEFLERLTEFVVIVSVFSCGLKMNRPLTLRSWNTTVRLIGFLMPISIFAIAAVGHWLLKMDWGPAILLGAILAPTDPVLASEVQMGDLQDKDELRFGLTSEGGLNDALAFPFVYFGIHALKDSNWDNWFKQWVAVDLLWAIAAGIVMGIIAAKMVVLVDQQLQRFRQVDELMEDFVALSTILITYALTEIVNGYGFLAVFVAGVVVQRSYNDPEKKISQFEFTEQIEKLLEVATILLLGTLLRYEPIRQFGGQGLLVAVLLIFLIRPLGVWISLLGRRYPSETRFLFGWFGIRGVGSLYYLSYAFGEGLKDTGGEQIAWITYIVIVISVFLHGISATPLMNWYEHNIKKGGRKQKQKIPADS comes from the coding sequence ATGCTCCAAGTCCTATTCCCTCCTGTATCTATTTATATTCTTGACCTGCTGGTGATTGGTCTACTCCTGCTGATGGTTACTTTGGGATCGGGCTGGATTAAAAGATTACCTCTCTCGTATGCCATTATTTACCTGCTCGTGGGTATCTGTTTGGGGCAATACGGGCTTAAGTTAGTGCAGGTACGACCAGATGCTGAGTTTCTGGAACGACTAACGGAATTTGTGGTGATTGTCTCCGTCTTTAGCTGCGGTCTAAAGATGAATCGCCCACTCACATTAAGATCGTGGAACACAACGGTGCGGTTGATTGGATTTCTGATGCCAATTTCAATTTTTGCGATCGCTGCCGTCGGTCATTGGCTTTTAAAAATGGATTGGGGACCAGCGATTTTACTGGGTGCAATTCTCGCCCCAACCGATCCCGTCTTGGCTTCAGAAGTGCAGATGGGAGATTTACAAGATAAAGATGAGCTGCGCTTTGGTTTAACTTCGGAAGGCGGTTTAAACGATGCGCTCGCTTTTCCGTTTGTTTATTTCGGGATTCATGCCTTAAAAGATAGCAACTGGGACAACTGGTTTAAACAATGGGTGGCGGTTGATTTACTTTGGGCGATCGCAGCTGGCATTGTCATGGGAATTATCGCGGCAAAAATGGTTGTTTTGGTTGACCAGCAACTGCAACGTTTCCGACAGGTCGATGAATTGATGGAGGATTTTGTTGCTCTTAGTACAATTTTAATTACCTATGCTTTGACAGAAATTGTCAACGGCTACGGCTTTTTGGCAGTTTTTGTCGCTGGAGTCGTCGTTCAGCGGAGTTACAACGATCCAGAAAAGAAAATTTCTCAATTTGAATTCACCGAACAAATTGAGAAACTACTGGAAGTCGCAACAATTTTGCTCTTAGGAACGCTATTGCGGTATGAGCCGATTCGCCAATTTGGTGGTCAGGGTCTCTTGGTAGCAGTCTTGTTGATTTTCTTGATTCGACCTTTGGGAGTTTGGATTAGCCTGCTTGGTCGTCGCTATCCCTCTGAAACCCGCTTTTTGTTTGGCTGGTTTGGCATTCGTGGCGTTGGTTCTTTATATTACCTTTCCTATGCATTTGGCGAAGGTTTAAAAGATACTGGGGGCGAACAAATTGCCTGGATTACTTACATCGTTATCGTGATTTCTGTATTTTTGCATGGGATTAGTGCTACTCCTTTGATGAATTGGTACGAACACAATATCAAGAAAGGAGGGAGGAAACAAAAACAAAAGATTCCTGCTGATTCTTAA
- a CDS encoding DIP1984 family protein encodes MKLAEALILRADCQKRIEQLRQRLIRSAKVQEGEQPPENPQALIAELEATLNELADLIKRINKTNSLTNLSDEMTISDALAQRDTLLLKRSIYDSLVNAAALTANRYSQAEIKSFSTVNIAELQTQMDQLSRRIRELDTRIQSANWNIDLMN; translated from the coding sequence ATGAAATTAGCAGAAGCTCTAATTCTGAGAGCAGATTGTCAGAAAAGAATTGAGCAATTAAGGCAAAGATTAATCAGAAGTGCCAAAGTTCAAGAGGGAGAACAACCGCCTGAAAATCCCCAAGCATTGATTGCTGAGTTAGAAGCAACATTAAATGAACTAGCAGACTTGATTAAGAGAATCAACAAGACCAATTCATTGACAAATTTGTCAGACGAAATGACCATATCTGATGCTTTAGCACAGAGAGATACACTTTTGTTAAAAAGGAGTATATATGATTCTCTAGTTAATGCAGCCGCTCTTACCGCAAATCGGTACAGTCAAGCTGAAATTAAATCTTTCAGCACGGTTAATATTGCAGAGCTACAAACGCAAATGGATCAACTATCTAGACGAATTCGTGAGTTAGATACGAGAATCCAATCAGCCAACTGGAATATTGACTTAATGAATTGA
- a CDS encoding DUF1206 domain-containing protein has translation MTPEDASTWVERLARLGFGARGVVYATVGVLAAQAAFGAGGRTTDTEGALVTIVTQPFGKFLLAIVALGLIGYVLWRFVEAIADPENKGTDAKGLASRLGAVGSGLIYAGLAWSAIKLILGSGGGGNSNSSQDWTARLLAQPFGQFLVGLVGAGIVGMGFYQFYRAYKAKFRKKWKVNQMSEKEEKWATFAGRFGIAARGVVFSITGLFLLQAGRQSDANQVQGLGGALAALAQQPFGPWLLGTVALGLVAYGIYNFVEARYRHFAAR, from the coding sequence ATGACACCAGAAGATGCATCTACATGGGTGGAAAGACTGGCACGTTTGGGTTTTGGGGCGCGAGGAGTCGTTTACGCTACGGTGGGAGTGCTGGCAGCGCAGGCGGCATTTGGTGCAGGCGGCAGAACCACCGATACAGAGGGTGCGCTGGTGACGATTGTGACACAGCCTTTCGGGAAATTCTTGCTGGCAATCGTTGCTTTGGGTTTGATTGGTTACGTGTTGTGGCGTTTTGTGGAAGCGATCGCCGATCCGGAAAATAAAGGCACCGATGCCAAAGGGCTTGCATCACGCCTGGGAGCGGTTGGCAGCGGCTTAATCTATGCTGGTTTAGCTTGGAGTGCGATTAAGCTGATCCTGGGTTCGGGAGGCGGCGGCAATAGTAATTCTTCACAAGATTGGACAGCACGCTTGTTAGCGCAGCCCTTCGGTCAATTCCTGGTTGGGCTTGTGGGAGCCGGAATCGTTGGCATGGGCTTCTATCAATTTTATAGAGCCTACAAAGCCAAATTCCGCAAAAAGTGGAAAGTTAACCAGATGAGCGAAAAAGAGGAAAAATGGGCGACTTTTGCTGGCAGGTTTGGGATTGCTGCCCGTGGTGTTGTCTTTTCCATTACTGGCTTATTTCTGCTTCAAGCGGGGCGTCAGTCTGACGCTAACCAAGTTCAAGGGCTAGGTGGGGCGCTAGCAGCGCTGGCACAACAACCTTTTGGCCCTTGGTTGTTAGGAACTGTGGCGCTTGGTTTAGTCGCTTATGGGATTTATAATTTTGTAGAAGCTCGATACCGCCATTTTGCGGCGAGGTAG
- a CDS encoding DNA cytosine methyltransferase, translating into MVHFYRRPVAVDLFAGAGGFSLGIEQAGFDVAVAVEVDPVHAAVHAFNFPHTEVLCADARTLSGEAIRKALQRWALHKGCSGVSPVAPAWNGEIDLAIGGPPCQGFSLMGKRRLDDERNDLVLHFCRLVIELQPRYFLMENVPGIAQKEHAIYLEQLKSAFKSVEYHITEPVQVLNAADFGVPQNRKRLFLLGTRAGEVPLSYPVVAGFVAGKGVKATFPDTSFPDISLPNTSLPNTSLPKKRGKKNPLILHSLSFRVTVKDAIADLPNLDDFPELLTTDEVLLQQRQLEQMETLASIYAQHLMGIAPEPNNFAYPRLVNPHLLTSSLRTQHTAASIERFEKTVPGQLESVSRFRRLNWDTLSHTLRAGTGSGGGRYTSPRPIHPDYPRVISVREAARLHSFPDWFRFHTTKWHGFRQIGNAVPPKLARAVGYQVIAALGIRPPMPQQPINLGDIKLVRFNPWDAAHYWISVNRQG; encoded by the coding sequence ATGGTTCATTTCTATCGCCGTCCGGTTGCGGTCGATTTATTTGCGGGTGCGGGTGGATTTTCTTTGGGGATTGAGCAGGCTGGGTTTGATGTAGCGGTGGCAGTTGAAGTTGACCCCGTTCACGCAGCCGTTCACGCCTTTAACTTTCCCCATACCGAGGTTTTGTGTGCAGATGCGAGAACGTTATCCGGGGAGGCGATTAGAAAAGCGTTACAGAGATGGGCATTGCACAAGGGTTGCAGTGGGGTTTCCCCAGTCGCACCCGCTTGGAATGGTGAAATCGATTTAGCAATTGGGGGACCCCCTTGCCAAGGGTTCTCTTTAATGGGCAAGCGGCGTCTCGACGATGAGCGCAACGATTTGGTGTTGCATTTCTGTCGATTAGTCATTGAACTGCAACCCCGTTACTTTCTCATGGAGAACGTACCCGGCATTGCTCAGAAAGAACACGCGATTTATCTGGAGCAACTCAAGAGTGCGTTTAAATCGGTTGAGTACCACATCACCGAACCCGTGCAGGTATTGAATGCGGCAGATTTTGGGGTACCGCAGAATCGGAAAAGGCTATTTTTATTAGGAACTCGTGCCGGGGAGGTGCCTTTGTCTTATCCTGTTGTCGCAGGTTTTGTTGCAGGTAAGGGCGTTAAGGCAACCTTCCCCGATACTTCATTCCCCGATATTTCCTTGCCAAATACTTCCTTACCAAATACTTCCTTGCCAAAGAAAAGAGGCAAGAAGAATCCTTTGATTCTTCACTCTTTATCCTTTCGAGTCACCGTAAAGGATGCGATCGCCGATCTCCCCAACCTCGATGATTTTCCCGAACTCCTGACAACCGATGAAGTCTTGCTACAGCAGCGACAACTAGAGCAGATGGAGACATTAGCCAGCATCTATGCACAGCACTTAATGGGGATTGCACCCGAACCGAATAATTTCGCCTATCCCCGGCTAGTCAATCCTCATCTGTTGACTAGCTCTCTGCGAACCCAACACACAGCAGCTTCGATTGAACGGTTCGAGAAAACAGTGCCCGGACAGCTAGAATCGGTGAGTCGCTTTCGACGGTTGAATTGGGATACCCTGTCTCATACCTTAAGAGCCGGTACGGGTTCTGGAGGCGGTCGTTACACTTCTCCCCGCCCGATTCATCCCGATTATCCCAGAGTGATTTCAGTCCGCGAGGCGGCGCGACTGCACTCTTTTCCTGACTGGTTCCGCTTCCACACAACAAAATGGCACGGGTTTCGACAAATCGGAAACGCCGTGCCGCCAAAACTGGCAAGAGCCGTAGGCTATCAAGTGATTGCCGCCCTAGGGATCAGACCACCCATGCCACAACAGCCGATAAATTTGGGTGATATCAAGCTAGTGAGGTTTAACCCGTGGGACGCGGCTCACTATTGGATAAGCGTCAATCGTCAGGGTTGA
- the mutL gene encoding DNA mismatch repair endonuclease MutL has protein sequence MVSSIQTLPTEVVNLIAAGEVIDSLAAVVRELAENALDAGATRISISLSPQQWRVRVADNGCGMDLVDLKEAATAHSTSKIRDLEDLWKISSLGFRGEALHSLAALAELEIFSRSAGSCEGWRVVYNSVGESVQVETVAIAPGTVVTVSNLFGNWLARRQGMPSVAQQLRAVQATIQQIALCHPHVTWQVQQNDRQWFTISPGKTAQQILPQILREIRPSDLQHLTVEVPTFPEKIPEKTGTDTPGSGGESNSTLNSTLTVVLGLPDRCHRRRPDWVRVAMNGRHVKSPELEQTILGALMRTLPRDRYPICFLHLFICASQIDWNRHPAKAEIYLNQLNYWQEQVTSAIEQALRLNVGTILEKTPERVSRLIKAAEAKSAYSVNRSLQSQPTDTQAKKTDEIGLMELRAVAQVHNTYIVAEHPAGVWLVEQHIAHERVLYEQLCQAWQLVPLEPPVILNHLSPAQIQQLEQINLDIEPFGEQLWAIRTAPAPLREREDCADALVELSLGGDLQTAQVAIACRTAIRNGTPLGLLQMQTLLEQWQRTRHPRTCPHGRPIYLSLEESSLSRFFRRHWVIGKSHGI, from the coding sequence ATGGTGTCTAGTATTCAAACTCTACCGACAGAGGTAGTCAATCTAATTGCCGCTGGAGAGGTTATTGACTCTTTGGCTGCTGTAGTGCGGGAATTAGCGGAAAACGCCCTTGACGCCGGTGCAACCCGCATCAGCATCTCCCTATCGCCACAACAGTGGCGGGTGCGAGTCGCAGATAATGGCTGTGGTATGGACTTGGTAGACCTGAAAGAAGCTGCAACTGCCCACAGCACTAGCAAAATCCGCGACTTGGAAGACTTGTGGAAAATTAGCAGTCTGGGATTTCGGGGAGAGGCGTTGCACAGTTTGGCAGCTTTAGCAGAATTAGAGATTTTTAGTCGTTCTGCGGGAAGTTGTGAGGGTTGGAGAGTGGTTTATAACTCTGTCGGGGAATCCGTGCAGGTAGAAACTGTAGCGATCGCGCCCGGTACTGTTGTCACCGTCTCTAATCTGTTTGGCAATTGGTTGGCGCGGCGTCAGGGAATGCCTTCCGTCGCTCAACAACTCAGAGCAGTGCAAGCCACAATTCAGCAAATCGCCCTTTGTCATCCTCATGTCACCTGGCAGGTTCAGCAAAATGACCGCCAATGGTTCACCATTAGTCCTGGGAAGACAGCGCAACAGATTTTGCCTCAAATTCTCCGGGAAATCCGACCGAGTGATTTGCAGCATCTGACAGTGGAAGTGCCAACATTCCCAGAAAAAATCCCAGAAAAAACAGGAACAGACACGCCGGGAAGCGGCGGAGAATCCAACTCCACTCTAAACTCAACCCTGACAGTGGTACTCGGCTTGCCAGATAGATGCCATCGCCGCCGTCCCGATTGGGTACGAGTGGCGATGAATGGACGGCACGTAAAGTCGCCGGAACTGGAGCAAACGATTTTAGGGGCTTTAATGCGAACTCTCCCGCGCGATCGCTATCCGATCTGTTTTCTGCATCTTTTCATCTGTGCCAGTCAAATAGACTGGAACCGCCATCCCGCCAAAGCCGAAATTTACTTAAACCAGCTCAATTACTGGCAAGAACAGGTAACATCAGCGATTGAGCAAGCCTTGCGTCTGAATGTGGGGACAATTCTGGAAAAAACCCCAGAGCGAGTTAGCCGCCTGATCAAAGCAGCGGAAGCGAAAAGTGCCTACAGCGTCAATCGTTCCCTTCAATCGCAGCCAACGGATACTCAGGCAAAGAAAACGGATGAGATCGGATTGATGGAACTCCGAGCCGTTGCCCAAGTTCACAACACCTACATTGTGGCAGAGCATCCGGCTGGGGTGTGGTTGGTGGAGCAGCACATTGCCCACGAACGGGTTTTGTACGAGCAGTTGTGCCAAGCTTGGCAACTCGTCCCCCTAGAACCCCCCGTCATCTTGAATCATCTTTCTCCTGCTCAGATCCAGCAACTCGAACAGATCAACCTAGATATAGAACCTTTTGGCGAACAACTCTGGGCGATTCGCACGGCACCCGCACCCTTACGAGAACGAGAAGATTGTGCAGACGCCCTAGTGGAACTCAGCTTGGGTGGAGATTTGCAAACCGCTCAAGTAGCGATCGCCTGCCGCACCGCTATCCGCAACGGGACTCCTCTGGGATTACTCCAGATGCAAACTCTCTTAGAGCAATGGCAGCGAACTCGTCATCCTCGCACTTGTCCCCACGGTCGGCCAATTTATTTGTCCCTCGAAGAATCATCGCTTTCACGTTTCTTCCGCCGTCATTGGGTAATTGGCAAAAGTCATGGGATCTAG